From Pandoraea vervacti, the proteins below share one genomic window:
- a CDS encoding rhodanese-like domain-containing protein, which yields MTSAKAILDQATQRRAAGQLTYAGAVTPEEALELLKADANVRLIDVRTRAELDWVGRPQVPDGQYANVEWVRYPGGVPNEQFLEQLASQTPDKTTPLLFLCRSAARSKAAAKVAYEAGYTQSFDILEGFEGDKDSAGHRKHVSGWCFRGLPWLGA from the coding sequence ATGACAAGCGCCAAAGCCATCCTCGATCAAGCCACGCAACGTCGCGCCGCGGGGCAACTCACCTACGCCGGCGCTGTCACGCCGGAAGAAGCGCTGGAACTGCTCAAGGCCGACGCGAATGTCCGGCTGATCGACGTGCGCACGCGCGCGGAGCTCGATTGGGTCGGGCGCCCCCAGGTGCCGGACGGGCAGTACGCCAATGTCGAATGGGTTCGCTACCCGGGCGGCGTGCCCAATGAACAGTTTCTCGAACAGCTTGCGTCCCAGACGCCGGACAAGACGACGCCGTTGCTGTTTCTGTGCCGGAGTGCGGCGCGCTCGAAAGCCGCCGCAAAGGTTGCCTACGAAGCGGGCTATACGCAGTCGTTCGATATTCTGGAAGGCTTCGAAGGCGACAAGGACAGCGCCGGTCACCGCAAGCATGTGAGCGGCTGGTGCTTCCGCGGGTTGCCTTGGCTGGGCGCATGA
- the glnA gene encoding type I glutamate--ammonia ligase — translation MSKSVADVMNLVKEEDVKFVDFRFTDTRGKEQHVSVPVSHFDADKFESGHAFDGSSIAGWKGIEASDMLLVPDANTAYIDPFYEESTLVLTCDVIEPADGKGYDRDPRSIAKRAEAYLKSTGLGDTAFFGPEPEFFIFDSVQWNTDMSGTFVKINSEEAPWSSSKDFEGGNTGHRPGTKGGYFPVAPVDTFQDMRSEMCLLLEQLGVPVEVHHHEVAGQGQNEIGTKFSTLVERADWTQILKYVVHNVAHSYGKTATFMPKPIVGDNGSGMHIHQSIWKDGQNLFAGNGYGGLSEFALYYIGGIIKHARALNAIVNPSTNSYKRLVPHFEAPVKLAYSARNRSASIRIPYVANPKGRRIEARFPDPMANPYLAFSAMLMAGLDGVQNKIHPGEAADKNLYDLPPEEDAKIPTVCASLEQALEYLNEDREFLTRGGVFTDGMLDSYIALKTDEARRVAMTTHPLEFEMYYSL, via the coding sequence ATGAGCAAATCTGTGGCAGATGTGATGAACCTGGTTAAGGAAGAAGACGTCAAGTTCGTCGACTTCCGCTTTACGGACACGCGCGGCAAAGAGCAGCACGTCTCGGTGCCCGTGTCGCACTTCGACGCCGACAAGTTCGAGAGCGGTCACGCTTTCGACGGTTCGTCGATTGCTGGCTGGAAGGGCATCGAAGCCTCGGACATGCTGCTGGTGCCGGACGCCAACACCGCTTACATCGATCCGTTCTATGAAGAAAGCACGCTGGTGCTGACCTGCGACGTGATCGAACCGGCCGATGGCAAGGGTTACGACCGCGATCCGCGCTCCATCGCCAAGCGCGCTGAAGCCTACCTGAAGAGCACGGGCCTGGGCGACACCGCCTTCTTCGGTCCGGAACCGGAATTCTTCATTTTCGACTCGGTCCAGTGGAATACGGACATGTCGGGCACGTTCGTGAAGATCAATTCGGAAGAAGCCCCGTGGTCGTCGTCGAAGGACTTCGAAGGCGGCAACACCGGCCACCGTCCGGGCACGAAGGGCGGTTACTTCCCGGTCGCGCCGGTCGATACGTTCCAGGACATGCGCTCGGAGATGTGCCTGTTGCTCGAACAACTGGGCGTGCCGGTCGAAGTGCACCACCACGAAGTCGCTGGCCAGGGCCAGAACGAAATCGGCACGAAGTTCTCGACGCTCGTCGAGCGCGCCGACTGGACGCAGATCCTGAAGTACGTCGTGCATAACGTCGCCCACAGCTACGGCAAGACGGCTACGTTCATGCCGAAGCCGATCGTTGGCGACAACGGCTCGGGCATGCACATCCACCAGTCGATCTGGAAGGATGGTCAGAACCTGTTCGCCGGCAATGGCTACGGCGGTCTGTCGGAATTCGCGCTGTACTACATCGGCGGCATCATCAAGCACGCCCGCGCCCTGAACGCGATCGTGAACCCGTCGACGAACTCGTACAAGCGTCTCGTGCCGCACTTCGAAGCCCCGGTGAAGCTGGCCTACTCGGCGCGCAACCGTTCGGCCTCGATCCGTATTCCGTACGTTGCCAACCCGAAGGGCCGCCGCATCGAAGCGCGCTTCCCGGACCCGATGGCCAACCCGTACCTGGCTTTCTCGGCCATGCTGATGGCCGGTCTGGACGGCGTGCAGAACAAGATTCATCCGGGCGAAGCCGCCGACAAGAACCTGTACGACCTGCCGCCGGAAGAGGATGCAAAGATCCCGACCGTGTGTGCAAGCCTCGAACAGGCGCTGGAGTACCTGAACGAAGACCGCGAGTTCCTGACCCGTGGCGGCGTGTTCACGGACGGCATGCTCGATTCGTACATCGCACTCAAGACGGACGAAGCTCGCCGCGTGGCCATGACCACGCACCCGCTCGAGTTCGAAATGTACTACTCGCTGTAA
- the ntrC gene encoding nitrogen regulation protein NR(I), with amino-acid sequence MKPIWIVDDDQSIRWVLEKALSRANLPVRSFTGPREASAALEHDSPQVLVSDIRMAGGSGLELLQMAKQRHPGLPVIIMTAFSDLDSAVAAFQGGAFEYLAKPFDVDRAVELILRAVEESLREATDDERITEEPEILGQASAMQDVFRAIGRLSHSSATVLITGESGSGKELVARALHRHSPRASGPFIALNTAAIPKDLLESELFGHERGAFTGAQATRRGRFEQAESGTLFLDEIGDMPLDLQTRLLRVLSDGNYYRVGGHSPIKANVRVIAATHQNLEDRVRQGLFREDLYHRLNVIRLRLPSLRERSEDIPLLVRHFLQKSARELGVETKRISEAALVHLTRFPFPGNVRQLENLSNWLTVMAPAQTVEIKDLPPEFQTTVPVSVVSAQPSYAGATSAGAAMSPSSGASAGYGSVGGVPSPAVAGGNHANGGSGGVGGASGEMAAASAMAGGESWEPILRREVARLLRSASPDVMDQLTRRFETALINEALDFTRGRKVEAASRLGIGRNTITRKIQELGLES; translated from the coding sequence ATGAAGCCGATCTGGATAGTAGACGACGACCAATCGATTCGATGGGTGCTGGAAAAAGCACTCTCGCGAGCCAACCTGCCGGTGCGCAGCTTCACCGGTCCGCGCGAAGCCAGCGCGGCGCTCGAACACGACTCGCCGCAGGTGCTTGTCTCGGACATCCGCATGGCGGGCGGCTCCGGGCTCGAACTGCTGCAAATGGCCAAGCAACGGCATCCCGGACTGCCGGTCATCATCATGACGGCGTTCTCGGATCTCGATAGCGCGGTAGCCGCCTTTCAGGGCGGGGCGTTCGAGTACCTTGCCAAACCCTTCGATGTGGATCGCGCGGTCGAGCTGATCCTGCGTGCCGTCGAAGAGAGTCTGCGTGAAGCGACGGACGACGAGCGCATTACCGAAGAGCCCGAAATTCTGGGTCAGGCGAGCGCGATGCAGGATGTGTTTCGCGCCATCGGCCGATTGTCCCATTCGAGCGCCACGGTGCTCATCACCGGCGAGTCCGGCTCGGGCAAGGAACTGGTGGCGCGCGCACTGCATCGGCACTCGCCGCGCGCCTCCGGCCCGTTCATTGCGCTCAATACGGCGGCCATCCCGAAGGATCTGTTGGAGTCCGAGCTCTTCGGCCACGAACGCGGGGCGTTCACGGGGGCGCAGGCAACGCGTCGCGGACGCTTCGAGCAAGCCGAGAGCGGCACGTTGTTTCTCGACGAAATCGGCGACATGCCGCTGGATCTGCAGACGCGCTTGCTGCGCGTGCTCTCGGACGGCAATTACTACCGCGTAGGCGGTCACAGCCCGATCAAGGCGAACGTGCGCGTGATCGCGGCCACGCACCAGAATCTCGAGGACCGGGTGCGTCAGGGACTGTTCCGCGAAGACCTGTATCACCGTCTGAATGTGATCCGGCTGCGGCTGCCGTCGTTGCGCGAACGTAGCGAGGACATTCCGCTGCTGGTGCGTCACTTCCTGCAAAAGAGTGCGCGTGAGCTGGGCGTCGAGACGAAGCGAATCAGCGAGGCGGCGCTTGTGCACCTCACGCGCTTCCCGTTCCCGGGCAACGTGCGTCAGCTGGAAAACCTGAGCAACTGGCTTACCGTCATGGCGCCGGCGCAAACGGTGGAAATCAAGGACCTGCCGCCCGAGTTTCAAACGACGGTGCCGGTCTCCGTCGTATCGGCGCAACCTTCCTATGCCGGTGCGACGTCTGCCGGCGCCGCCATGTCGCCATCGTCCGGCGCGAGTGCCGGCTATGGGAGCGTGGGCGGTGTGCCGTCGCCTGCCGTTGCAGGCGGGAACCACGCTAACGGCGGGAGCGGTGGCGTCGGTGGCGCTTCCGGCGAGATGGCCGCCGCGTCCGCCATGGCGGGCGGCGAGAGCTGGGAGCCGATCTTGCGTCGCGAGGTCGCGCGACTGCTGCGTTCGGCCTCACCTGATGTGATGGACCAGCTCACGCGGCGCTTCGAAACCGCGCTGATCAATGAGGCGCTCGACTTCACGCGAGGGCGAAAGGTCGAAGCGGCAAGCCGTCTCGGCATCGGCCGCAATACGATCACGCGCAAGATTCAAGAGCTCGGACTGGAATCCTGA
- the rfbD gene encoding dTDP-4-dehydrorhamnose reductase: MARRILLTGATGQVGWELARCLQGMGDVHAPGRNEMDLLDTDSVARTLRDFAPDLIINPAAYTAVDRAETDEAAAYQVNAVVPGIMAEEAKRLGALVVHYSTDYVFDGTSTAPYREDEPTNPQNAYGRTKLAGEAAIAASGANHLVLRTSWVYGTRGANFLLTVQRLARERDELRIVADQHGAPTWSRTIAELTSQVLAQGLTPTGINVDFWRERGGLYHLTAAGQTTWHGFTEAILDLSAPEKRPAVVAIPTSAYPLPARRPAFSVLDNDKLARHFGVRAPDWRDALKLCLA; encoded by the coding sequence ATGGCAAGACGCATCCTGTTGACGGGCGCTACCGGACAGGTCGGCTGGGAGTTGGCACGTTGTCTGCAGGGCATGGGCGACGTGCACGCCCCCGGGCGAAACGAAATGGACCTGCTCGATACCGACAGCGTCGCAAGGACCTTGCGCGACTTCGCGCCCGATCTGATCATTAATCCGGCGGCTTACACGGCGGTCGACCGCGCGGAGACGGACGAGGCGGCCGCGTATCAGGTCAACGCCGTGGTGCCCGGCATCATGGCCGAAGAGGCGAAGCGTCTCGGCGCCCTTGTCGTGCATTACTCTACGGACTACGTATTCGACGGCACCTCAACGGCGCCGTACCGAGAGGACGAACCCACCAATCCGCAAAACGCCTATGGCCGCACCAAGCTGGCCGGCGAGGCGGCCATCGCCGCGAGCGGGGCGAACCATCTGGTGCTGCGTACCAGTTGGGTGTACGGCACGCGCGGCGCCAACTTTTTGCTGACCGTGCAGCGGCTGGCGCGCGAGCGCGACGAACTGCGCATCGTCGCCGATCAGCACGGTGCGCCCACGTGGTCCCGGACGATTGCGGAGCTGACGTCGCAAGTCCTGGCGCAGGGACTCACGCCGACCGGCATCAATGTCGACTTCTGGCGCGAGCGTGGCGGCCTTTATCACCTGACGGCGGCAGGGCAGACGACGTGGCACGGTTTCACCGAGGCGATTCTGGATCTGAGCGCACCGGAAAAACGTCCCGCGGTTGTGGCAATTCCGACTTCGGCTTACCCGCTGCCCGCCAGACGTCCGGCATTTTCCGTGCTGGATAACGACAAGCTTGCGCGGCATTTCGGCGTTCGTGCGCCGGACTGGCGCGACGCCCTCAAACTCTGTCTCGCCTGA
- a CDS encoding pentapeptide repeat-containing protein — translation MPFRRAVSFDGQAPSGAGALAPAAKVRANADVGIARTHLALRSAAPPDALRYAIMRADVNERREILLQVSWLTYALTQTSGLGDAGDRCVGAARAGVRADAARGHLPFDRRALERAWAVRFSHLLPDTRAAVVSRDMVAWCSTCHDPVSRASQWRSFPACDEVLPDFASFAYLPIREWPARALSVALTLSNLRDAVLPDLSLSDADLRGLRACGATFCGGQFNGAAWCDATLRRAGFAYANHVTANFEGADLREACFRAADLSRSRMVNADLRGATFSHTVMTHADLSDARCQGIVFAKVRADDATFHRARLRGTHVTNSSACGLALVCAQAKRSRWTAVTMRNGRATGADLRGSEFRQCDLVGWDASGARLNGAQFESCDMRGVRFSGASLKRIVVGPDCDLSGSQWHDARLRLDGAWLRRRSPTELDAVVRSWMTFPVDQPALRASVFLQLLTALSSTSCLMTTRQETAPSLHRLPEHVMRSEWLGRLLVAPPEQGGLGAHEAFATLRKQWVAHRLSALTDDRLGYAEAQWVSTALAGALHRRCASTSPTAVWPYAGAMCQTLYWVGQGAASGMAMAQGGEEALRAAWFGVLPPQVHVALSGDGVSALDPAFLVLIRADGTLAARLPTALFAGALGTSTSGQPKDGDTAFADDPLPGWPWVGTRVVARDAKSPNDFVPGTMRQLQTLLREFGCLSGVWPLERSLDAFIRLVGRWVGEDAQARANAACSGTWRAPEGGVLGRSHASTLAPLSLADRSEALTGASASPERVKLRMTAHADIEEIFREHPVMSPQSDAPLSLSMSRRARWVSLVAGFAWLATQPEWYWAPALASHGDTAPDAARLACRRYALALLNETMIGDALWRRLPQAVALRACLSDDTRSSRHLAQLLAEWLTCPDIREVPGLALACRDTLPWFWAVRFPLPADTTREAVLTCASSRGARTTGAHDNGQRGEGFDAGPNERQD, via the coding sequence ATGCCGTTTCGACGCGCGGTCAGCTTCGATGGACAAGCCCCGTCGGGCGCGGGGGCGCTGGCGCCGGCGGCGAAGGTTCGCGCCAACGCGGACGTCGGCATCGCCCGCACTCACCTGGCGCTGCGCAGCGCGGCGCCGCCCGACGCGCTGCGTTACGCCATCATGCGAGCCGATGTGAACGAGCGACGCGAGATTCTGCTTCAGGTGTCGTGGCTGACCTACGCGCTAACGCAAACTTCCGGCCTGGGCGATGCCGGCGATCGATGCGTCGGTGCCGCTCGCGCAGGTGTGCGGGCCGACGCGGCACGGGGTCATTTGCCTTTCGATCGGCGAGCGCTCGAACGTGCCTGGGCGGTCAGGTTTTCCCACCTGTTGCCCGATACGCGGGCCGCCGTCGTATCGCGCGATATGGTGGCGTGGTGTTCAACATGTCACGATCCGGTGTCTCGCGCGAGCCAATGGCGCTCGTTTCCCGCATGCGACGAGGTGCTGCCCGATTTCGCGTCGTTTGCGTATTTGCCAATACGCGAGTGGCCCGCCCGCGCGCTGAGTGTCGCGCTGACATTGTCGAATCTGCGTGACGCTGTCCTTCCCGATTTGTCGCTTTCCGATGCCGATCTGCGTGGCCTTCGCGCTTGCGGCGCAACGTTTTGCGGCGGGCAGTTCAATGGCGCGGCGTGGTGCGATGCAACGCTGCGACGCGCGGGATTCGCGTACGCGAATCACGTGACGGCCAATTTCGAAGGCGCCGACCTGCGAGAGGCCTGCTTTCGCGCGGCCGATCTCAGTCGGTCACGCATGGTGAATGCCGACCTTCGCGGGGCGACGTTTTCGCATACCGTCATGACGCATGCCGATTTGAGTGACGCCCGATGTCAGGGCATTGTGTTCGCGAAGGTGCGCGCCGATGACGCGACATTTCATCGGGCGCGCCTGCGTGGCACGCATGTCACGAACAGCAGCGCCTGTGGTCTGGCGCTTGTCTGCGCACAGGCCAAGCGCTCGCGGTGGACCGCAGTGACGATGCGCAATGGGCGCGCGACAGGGGCCGACTTGCGGGGGAGCGAATTTCGACAATGCGATCTGGTGGGATGGGACGCGAGCGGCGCCAGGCTCAACGGCGCGCAGTTCGAGTCGTGCGACATGCGGGGCGTGCGATTTTCCGGGGCGAGTCTCAAGCGTATCGTCGTCGGACCGGATTGCGATCTGTCCGGCTCGCAATGGCATGACGCCCGCCTTCGACTCGACGGCGCGTGGTTGCGTCGACGCTCCCCCACGGAGCTCGATGCTGTCGTACGGTCCTGGATGACGTTTCCCGTCGATCAGCCGGCGCTTCGGGCGAGCGTTTTTCTCCAACTGTTGACGGCGCTTTCGAGCACGTCGTGTTTGATGACGACGCGGCAGGAAACGGCGCCGTCGCTGCACCGATTGCCTGAGCATGTGATGCGCAGCGAATGGTTGGGGCGCTTGCTGGTCGCACCGCCCGAGCAGGGGGGACTCGGCGCGCACGAGGCGTTTGCGACGTTGCGGAAGCAATGGGTGGCGCATCGCCTGTCGGCATTGACGGACGATCGGCTCGGGTACGCTGAGGCGCAATGGGTTTCGACGGCGTTGGCGGGGGCGTTGCACAGACGGTGCGCCTCGACGTCGCCGACGGCCGTATGGCCGTATGCGGGGGCGATGTGTCAGACCCTTTACTGGGTCGGGCAAGGCGCCGCGAGCGGGATGGCGATGGCGCAGGGGGGCGAGGAGGCGTTGCGTGCGGCATGGTTCGGTGTATTGCCGCCGCAGGTTCATGTCGCCTTGTCCGGCGACGGTGTCAGCGCGCTCGACCCCGCATTCCTCGTACTCATTCGCGCCGACGGCACTCTCGCGGCGCGTTTGCCGACGGCATTGTTCGCCGGAGCGCTCGGGACTTCAACGTCAGGGCAGCCGAAGGACGGGGATACCGCATTCGCGGACGATCCGCTGCCCGGGTGGCCCTGGGTTGGCACGCGCGTGGTGGCCCGCGACGCCAAGTCACCCAACGATTTTGTGCCGGGCACGATGCGGCAATTGCAGACATTGTTGCGGGAATTCGGTTGCCTCTCCGGCGTCTGGCCGCTGGAGCGATCGCTCGATGCGTTCATTCGTCTCGTGGGCCGCTGGGTGGGCGAGGACGCCCAGGCGCGGGCGAACGCGGCGTGCAGCGGGACCTGGCGTGCGCCGGAAGGCGGCGTTCTCGGCCGGTCGCACGCATCGACGCTCGCACCGCTAAGTCTCGCGGATAGATCGGAGGCGCTGACCGGCGCTTCGGCGTCACCGGAACGGGTGAAATTGCGAATGACGGCGCATGCCGATATCGAGGAGATTTTTCGCGAACATCCGGTCATGTCGCCGCAGTCCGATGCGCCGCTAAGTCTTTCGATGTCGCGTCGCGCCCGGTGGGTGTCGCTCGTGGCCGGCTTTGCATGGCTGGCCACGCAGCCGGAGTGGTATTGGGCGCCTGCGCTGGCGAGCCACGGCGACACTGCGCCCGATGCCGCACGGCTCGCGTGCCGCCGATACGCGCTTGCGCTTCTGAACGAGACGATGATCGGCGACGCGTTGTGGCGACGATTGCCGCAGGCCGTGGCATTGCGTGCCTGTCTGTCGGACGACACGCGCTCGTCTCGTCACCTTGCGCAATTGCTGGCTGAGTGGCTGACATGTCCCGACATTCGCGAGGTGCCGGGATTGGCATTGGCATGCCGCGACACGCTTCCCTGGTTCTGGGCGGTGCGCTTCCCGCTTCCGGCCGACACGACGCGCGAAGCTGTGCTGACGTGTGCATCCAGTCGGGGCGCACGCACGACAGGCGCACATGACAACGGGCAGCGCGGTGAAGGGTTCGATGCGGGGCCGAATGAACGACAGGACTGA
- a CDS encoding flagellar brake protein codes for MHSTCIASGYPGFVAVNRRELDAHAPLSWPLFDADGTPLLAAGERLPSEADLDWLFTMFAPHRPLPDAATTGEAAGRTEAANSASALDSGASTVYLQGLPVPLPIGAWLQVRVAPDAETARVRARLIGRAPNGMLILTPPSAGETRLPLVAGDRLALWTFPGDNLYEFTCEVHSVHHGPFDYVVVSRPSQVRETPVRRTPRVDTRLVARLSAIDETSRASFRRLLADPQDTPEWLVLVRDISADGAGIVAKAPLPQGCTHVALQFRVPIGADIVPILGMAAVRGVEGPRADGTWAYGLEFMQMDTRNKAAIRCFVYESRLTDPRASH; via the coding sequence ATGCACTCGACTTGTATTGCGTCAGGCTATCCGGGGTTCGTGGCGGTCAACCGTCGCGAGCTTGACGCACATGCTCCACTCTCCTGGCCCTTGTTCGACGCCGACGGCACACCGTTGTTGGCGGCGGGCGAGCGATTACCGTCCGAAGCGGATCTCGATTGGCTATTCACGATGTTCGCACCGCATCGCCCGCTTCCCGACGCAGCGACGACGGGCGAGGCCGCAGGTCGCACCGAAGCGGCAAATTCCGCGTCGGCGCTCGACTCGGGGGCATCCACGGTCTATCTGCAAGGTTTGCCGGTTCCGCTGCCGATCGGTGCATGGCTTCAGGTGCGTGTCGCCCCGGACGCCGAGACGGCTCGCGTGCGTGCCAGACTAATCGGGCGCGCGCCGAACGGCATGCTGATCCTCACGCCGCCCTCCGCGGGCGAGACACGGTTGCCGCTGGTGGCAGGCGACCGGCTGGCACTCTGGACGTTTCCTGGCGACAATCTCTACGAGTTCACTTGCGAGGTGCATAGCGTGCATCACGGTCCGTTCGACTACGTGGTGGTGTCGCGACCGTCGCAAGTGCGGGAGACGCCCGTGCGCCGTACGCCGCGCGTCGATACGCGACTCGTGGCGCGTTTGTCGGCAATCGACGAGACGTCGCGCGCGTCGTTCCGACGCTTGCTGGCGGATCCGCAGGACACGCCGGAATGGCTCGTGCTGGTGCGTGACATCAGTGCGGATGGGGCTGGCATTGTCGCGAAGGCGCCATTGCCGCAGGGATGCACGCACGTCGCGTTGCAGTTCCGCGTGCCCATCGGCGCGGACATTGTGCCGATTCTGGGAATGGCGGCGGTGAGGGGCGTTGAAGGGCCGCGTGCGGATGGCACCTGGGCCTACGGCCTCGAGTTCAT